A single window of Rubripirellula lacrimiformis DNA harbors:
- a CDS encoding FG-GAP-like repeat-containing protein, with the protein MRSDPVLDDHRPKKHLRPCSLLQGWFAVLLLLAIGCGPPSRAPTDQAPTDRAPTDQAPTDQAPTDQAPTDQAADPVAVQPGKNSLDDVDPAAARSDVVESKVVPFQAEHVQMLIQSQGFAEADAILRSHLVANPDDPVAVFTLAQLMAAQGDLENAVQTLQQPIIQNSDAALPALGTASEWLIQLGRPEEAIGCYRKILAAVPDSAMVHRRLAKLLTQMGRPHAAKRSLRSLCRSGDIRRSELATLISVGDTVAADSIGAVAKARELFKQRSYQAAADLLASEFQAAEDESPGKFVPPDVQAFRTRILAESQQDEAALKRIDDANRFQKMYSDYWAAKGILSLRQGDTDAAIAQLSVAVSIDGTDAASIQRLSQAYLTAGDDTSAEKWEVRFRHLLKSMRLSNQIATMTGTDDPAAGDAIAKTMDELADRLEPLDRPLEAVLWRSMAASHRGDSAEQMTPLQTEFNRLAKSPDAFPPTGMKWPKGDAGKFPFASRQSGATPLAWKHHSCPNPPETARWNNVAESVGLDHQFRVAASDQSDGFTIYQALGGGVAALDYDLDGACDLYFAQGAADPPEFKTDASNPLYRNLGQKVVEVSQWAGSSEDSYSIGVTAGDWNQDGFDDLAINQFGSVVVLTNNTDGTFRRDVMITKPTTWMPASIAIADVNADQWMDLIVLAYAESEKIWDKPPRNEQGRPTYLIGPASFAGAPNLVVFGTEQGWESDATEVISPKMENPDTSLGIVVGLRNPHQDSSGGNPIFVGNDQRNDRLWSCSSGKDRNWKENAMVRGCAFGSYGNPSASMGIAAADLNQDGLTDLHITNFQNEPSSLFHGCQSGFRDFSIRSGMHRHSFDVLGFGTAAVDFDLNGLPELIVTNGYIDDSTDSTGPFKQPMQLLVFKDRRYQLQKVDDESGYWGVPHVGRAMARLDFDRDGLQDVAVTNLNEKSAILVNRTPTSHHWIRLRLVGTQSCRDPIGASVKVFAGDRTYHHQVTTGDGYLCRDEPEIVLGLGDHQGPVRVSVTWPSGQTQDFDGLTGDLSWVIAESHADAFRLDP; encoded by the coding sequence TCACTGGATGATGTCGATCCGGCTGCGGCCAGATCCGATGTGGTGGAATCGAAGGTCGTGCCTTTTCAGGCCGAACATGTCCAGATGCTGATCCAAAGTCAGGGCTTTGCCGAGGCCGACGCGATCCTGCGATCGCATTTGGTCGCCAACCCGGACGATCCGGTAGCCGTATTTACGCTTGCGCAATTGATGGCTGCCCAAGGAGACCTCGAAAACGCGGTGCAGACGCTTCAACAGCCGATCATCCAGAACTCGGACGCCGCGTTGCCAGCGCTCGGGACGGCGTCGGAATGGTTGATTCAATTGGGCCGTCCGGAAGAAGCCATCGGGTGCTATCGAAAGATTCTTGCCGCGGTTCCCGATTCCGCCATGGTCCATCGTCGACTAGCCAAATTGTTGACCCAGATGGGGCGTCCACACGCAGCCAAGCGATCCTTGCGGTCGTTGTGCCGTAGCGGTGATATCCGGCGATCGGAACTGGCAACCTTGATTTCCGTCGGTGATACCGTTGCCGCCGACTCGATCGGGGCGGTTGCCAAGGCTCGTGAACTGTTCAAGCAAAGGTCCTATCAGGCGGCTGCCGATTTGTTGGCTAGCGAATTCCAGGCTGCCGAAGATGAATCGCCTGGCAAATTTGTACCGCCCGACGTGCAAGCGTTTCGAACTCGAATCTTGGCTGAATCCCAGCAGGACGAAGCGGCTCTGAAACGCATCGATGATGCCAACCGCTTTCAAAAAATGTACTCGGACTACTGGGCCGCCAAAGGAATTCTTTCGCTGCGGCAGGGGGATACGGATGCGGCAATCGCCCAACTATCGGTGGCGGTTTCGATCGACGGGACCGACGCCGCGTCGATTCAGCGGCTTAGCCAGGCCTACCTGACGGCGGGCGACGATACCAGCGCCGAGAAATGGGAAGTTCGCTTTCGACATCTGCTGAAATCCATGCGGCTTAGCAATCAGATTGCAACGATGACCGGGACAGATGACCCCGCCGCAGGGGACGCGATCGCGAAGACAATGGATGAATTGGCCGATCGGCTGGAACCGCTCGATCGACCCTTGGAAGCTGTGTTATGGCGATCCATGGCTGCCAGTCATCGGGGCGATTCGGCAGAGCAGATGACGCCGCTGCAGACTGAATTTAATCGCTTGGCAAAATCACCGGACGCGTTTCCACCGACCGGTATGAAATGGCCCAAGGGCGATGCCGGCAAGTTCCCGTTTGCATCGCGCCAATCCGGGGCGACACCACTGGCTTGGAAACACCATTCCTGTCCCAATCCACCGGAAACCGCACGGTGGAACAACGTTGCCGAATCGGTCGGGTTGGATCACCAGTTTCGCGTCGCCGCCAGCGACCAGTCAGACGGTTTCACGATCTACCAAGCTCTCGGTGGCGGTGTGGCCGCGTTGGACTATGACCTGGACGGGGCCTGTGATCTGTATTTTGCCCAAGGGGCGGCGGATCCGCCTGAATTCAAGACCGACGCGTCCAATCCGCTGTACCGAAACCTGGGCCAAAAAGTCGTGGAGGTCAGCCAATGGGCCGGATCATCCGAAGATTCCTATTCGATCGGTGTCACCGCCGGCGACTGGAATCAGGATGGATTTGACGACCTGGCGATCAATCAGTTCGGATCCGTTGTCGTGCTGACCAATAACACCGACGGCACGTTTCGCCGCGATGTGATGATCACCAAGCCAACCACATGGATGCCTGCGTCGATTGCGATTGCTGACGTTAACGCGGATCAATGGATGGATTTGATCGTCTTGGCGTACGCCGAAAGCGAGAAGATTTGGGACAAGCCACCACGCAACGAACAGGGCCGTCCAACGTATCTGATCGGGCCCGCTAGTTTTGCCGGCGCCCCGAACCTTGTCGTCTTCGGAACCGAACAGGGCTGGGAATCGGATGCCACCGAAGTGATTTCGCCAAAGATGGAGAATCCCGACACGTCGTTGGGAATCGTCGTCGGTCTTCGAAACCCTCATCAAGATTCATCCGGCGGAAACCCTATCTTTGTCGGCAACGACCAAAGGAACGATCGATTGTGGAGCTGTTCGTCGGGGAAAGATCGGAACTGGAAAGAGAACGCGATGGTTCGTGGCTGTGCGTTTGGCAGCTACGGGAATCCATCGGCATCGATGGGAATCGCGGCTGCCGACTTGAACCAGGACGGTCTTACCGATCTGCACATCACCAACTTTCAAAACGAACCATCATCGCTCTTTCATGGCTGCCAGTCGGGGTTTCGGGACTTTTCTATTCGTTCCGGCATGCATCGGCACAGCTTTGATGTTTTGGGTTTCGGGACCGCTGCGGTGGATTTTGATCTGAATGGATTGCCCGAACTGATCGTCACCAACGGCTACATCGACGATTCCACCGACTCCACTGGCCCGTTCAAACAGCCGATGCAGTTGCTGGTGTTCAAAGATCGCCGCTATCAACTCCAGAAAGTCGATGACGAAAGCGGCTATTGGGGCGTTCCCCACGTGGGCCGAGCGATGGCGCGGCTGGACTTCGATCGCGATGGGTTGCAGGACGTCGCGGTCACGAATTTGAACGAAAAGTCCGCCATTTTGGTCAATCGCACCCCGACTTCGCATCACTGGATCCGACTCCGGTTGGTCGGAACCCAGTCCTGTCGAGATCCCATCGGGGCTTCGGTCAAGGTTTTCGCGGGGGATCGCACCTATCATCACCAAGTGACCACCGGTGACGGCTATCTTTGCCGCGACGAGCCCGAGATCGTGCTGGGGTTAGGGGATCATCAGGGACCGGTTCGGGTCTCGGTGACTTGGCCCAGTGGGCAAACCCAAGATTTCGATGGGCTGACAGGTGATTTGTCCTGGGTTATCGCAGAGTCCCACGCGGACGCTTTCCGCTTGGATCCCTGA